From a single Nicotiana tomentosiformis chromosome 2, ASM39032v3, whole genome shotgun sequence genomic region:
- the LOC104086111 gene encoding ras-related protein Rab2BV — translation MGNRVDHEYDYLFKIVLIGDSGVGKSNILSRFTRNEFCLESKSTIGVEFATRTLQVEGKTVKAQIWDTAGQERYRAITSAYYRGAVGALLVYDITKRQTFDNVQRWLRELRDHADSNIVIMMAGNKSDLNHLRAVSDQDGQTLAEKEGLSFLETSALESVNIDKAFQTILTEIYHIISKKALAAQEAAASTTLPSKGTTINVNDTSGDVKRGCCST, via the exons ATGGGGAATAGAGTGGATCACGAGTATGATTACCTGTTTAAGATCGTGTTGATTGGTGATTctggagttggaaaatcgaacaTTTTGTCCAGGTTTACGCGAAATGAGTTCTGTTTGGAGTCCAAGTCCACTATCGGAGTTGAGTTCGCCACCAGAACTCTTCAG GTAGAGGGAAAGACAGTGAAGGCTCAAATATGGGACACTGCAGGCCAAGAAAGGTACCGAGCCATTACCAGTGCTTACTACAGAGGAGCAGTTGGTGCACTCCTTGTTTATGACATAACGAAGAGGCAAACATTTGACAATGTTCAGAGGTGGCTCCGAGAATTGAGAGACCATGCAGATTCTAACATTGTAATTATGATGGCCGGAAACAAGTCCGACCTTAACCATCTTAGAGCAGTCTCCGACCAGGACGGACAAACTTTAGCTGAGAAGGAAGGACTGTCATTTCTTGAGACATCGGCACTGGAATCAGTTAACATAGATAAGGCTTTTCAGACTATACTGACGGAGATATACCATATCATAAGTAAGAAGGCATTGGCTGCTCAGGAAGCAGCCGCAAGCACTACCCTTCCTAGTAAAGGTACAACCATCAATGTCAATGATACCTCTGGAGATGTGAAGAGAGGCTGCTGCTCAACCTGA